In a single window of the Lebetimonas sp. JH292 genome:
- the hisC gene encoding histidinol-phosphate transaminase, with the protein MFENLNNLKTYEAGKPIELVVREYGIKPSEIIKLASNENPYGPPPMAIEAVKKTAKNMHRYPDDSYYELKDTLSKRFDIKNENIIIGAGSDQILEFAIHAILPKKVLMAGITFAMYEIYSKQFGAEILKTKSDKHNLEEFYEIYKQQNPEIIFLCIPNNPLGECIDAKDVFSFIEKIDDDTLIIIDGAYQEYASFKDKNKEIKPKEILKYKNVLYTGTFSKAYGLGGMRVGYGIANEFIIKNLHKLRPPFNITTLSLKAAIEALKDKEFVKMGIELNFEEMKRYEIFAKENNLNFIESYTNFIVLFIKNSTSVANNLLKKGIIVRDMASYGFDAIRITIGKKEENEKVLNLLKGLIN; encoded by the coding sequence ATGTTTGAAAATTTAAATAATTTAAAAACATATGAAGCTGGAAAGCCTATAGAATTGGTGGTGAGGGAATACGGTATAAAGCCTTCGGAAATAATAAAACTTGCAAGTAATGAAAATCCGTACGGTCCTCCCCCTATGGCGATAGAAGCCGTAAAAAAGACAGCTAAAAATATGCACAGATATCCTGACGACAGTTATTATGAATTAAAAGACACTTTATCTAAAAGATTTGATATAAAAAATGAAAATATAATTATAGGGGCAGGAAGCGATCAAATCTTGGAATTTGCAATTCATGCGATATTACCAAAAAAAGTTTTAATGGCGGGAATTACTTTTGCGATGTATGAAATTTATTCAAAACAGTTCGGGGCTGAAATATTAAAAACAAAATCAGATAAACATAATTTAGAAGAGTTTTATGAAATCTATAAACAACAAAATCCGGAAATTATATTTTTATGTATTCCTAATAATCCTTTGGGGGAATGTATAGATGCCAAGGATGTTTTTAGTTTTATTGAAAAAATAGATGATGATACTTTAATAATAATAGACGGGGCATATCAGGAATATGCCTCTTTCAAAGATAAAAACAAAGAAATAAAACCAAAAGAAATTTTAAAATATAAAAATGTGCTATACACCGGAACTTTTTCAAAAGCCTACGGACTTGGCGGTATGAGGGTTGGATACGGAATTGCCAATGAATTTATTATAAAAAACCTTCATAAATTAAGACCCCCTTTTAATATTACCACGCTTTCGCTTAAAGCTGCCATAGAAGCTTTGAAGGATAAAGAATTTGTGAAAATGGGAATTGAGCTTAATTTTGAAGAAATGAAAAGATATGAAATTTTCGCAAAAGAAAATAATTTGAATTTTATTGAAAGTTATACAAACTTTATTGTTTTATTTATAAAAAATTCTACATCAGTTGCCAATAATCTGCTAAAAAAAGGTATAATTGTAAGAGATATGGCCAGTTACGGCTTTGATGCAATAAGAATTACGATAGGTAAAAAAGAAGAAAATGAAAAAGTTTTAAATTTATTAAAAGGTTTGATTAATTGA
- the pheA gene encoding prephenate dehydratase, with the protein MLDLKKLREGIDKIDDNVLKLLNKRMEIVKKVGEIKNSSNTPVYRPEREKEIIERLNRLSQAQNGILKKEHIEAIFLEIFAISRMLERSERIAFLGPVGTYTHQAAEHKFGANAKYLPLLNIEAVFKAVHNKEAKYGVVPIENNTEGVVGITLDSLKKYNVKIVSEVCLDIHHSFASVQDELANIKRVYSHPQGYNQCLNFLETHGLLDVEFIPTESTAKAAELASKDEKSAAICSKIAAKLYNVPLLFEKIEDNLANRTRFIIISDFKTQKSGNDKTSVIAKTSHKTGALFNLLKKFKDKNINLLKIESRPNKDDTFNTWFYIDFEGHIEDKAVKNLIEEENMLWLGSYLREC; encoded by the coding sequence ATTTTGGATTTAAAAAAATTAAGAGAAGGAATAGATAAAATTGATGATAATGTTTTAAAACTTCTTAATAAAAGAATGGAAATTGTCAAAAAAGTGGGAGAGATTAAAAATTCTTCTAATACCCCTGTATACAGGCCGGAAAGAGAAAAGGAAATAATAGAAAGATTAAACAGATTAAGCCAAGCACAAAACGGAATATTAAAAAAAGAACATATAGAGGCGATATTTTTGGAAATTTTTGCAATAAGCAGAATGCTTGAAAGAAGTGAAAGAATTGCTTTTTTAGGCCCTGTCGGAACATATACACATCAGGCGGCGGAACATAAATTCGGGGCAAACGCCAAATATCTGCCTTTACTTAATATAGAAGCCGTATTTAAAGCCGTACACAATAAAGAGGCTAAATACGGGGTTGTGCCTATCGAAAACAATACAGAAGGTGTTGTGGGTATAACTCTTGATTCACTTAAAAAATATAATGTAAAAATAGTTTCAGAGGTTTGTCTTGACATTCATCACTCTTTTGCTTCTGTTCAGGACGAACTTGCAAATATAAAAAGAGTGTATTCACACCCGCAGGGTTATAATCAGTGTCTTAATTTTCTTGAAACGCATGGACTTTTGGATGTTGAATTTATTCCGACCGAGTCAACGGCAAAAGCAGCTGAACTGGCAAGCAAAGATGAAAAAAGTGCGGCTATATGTTCAAAAATTGCGGCTAAACTTTATAATGTTCCTTTACTTTTTGAAAAAATAGAAGACAATTTGGCAAACAGAACGAGATTTATAATAATAAGCGATTTTAAAACTCAAAAAAGTGGAAATGACAAAACAAGTGTAATTGCAAAAACTTCCCATAAAACAGGGGCTTTGTTTAATTTGCTTAAAAAATTTAAAGATAAGAACATAAACCTTTTAAAAATAGAAAGCAGACCTAATAAAGACGATACATTTAATACATGGTTTTATATAGATTTTGAAGGACATATAGAAGATAAAGCTGTTAAAAACTTAATAGAAGAGGAAAATATGCTTTGGCTCGGCAGTTATCTTAGGGAATGTTAA
- a CDS encoding HAD hydrolase-like protein, producing the protein MSCEPARPLAKRRGCEFINGSIAPFGNSEFVKIMKKNFKIDFDNPDNVILGIKVYSSDEIADIIEYLIRGANLIGMHKTSLYRKNNKRYPGLGAILEMLKYTINKNYEVVGKPSLNFFEAARIKISLNYDKITIISDDLIGDLLPAGKLGMKTALVLSGKIKKSDEISQKVDFIAENIGEFLKRKEFWI; encoded by the coding sequence GTGAGTTGTGAGCCTGCCCGGCCGCTTGCAAAGCGGCGGGGTTGTGAGTTTATAAACGGCAGTATTGCTCCTTTTGGTAACAGTGAATTTGTTAAAATAATGAAAAAAAATTTTAAAATTGATTTTGATAATCCTGATAATGTAATTTTGGGAATAAAAGTCTATTCTTCAGATGAAATTGCAGATATTATTGAATATTTGATAAGAGGGGCCAATTTAATAGGAATGCATAAAACTTCACTTTACCGTAAAAACAATAAGCGTTATCCGGGACTCGGGGCAATTTTGGAAATGCTGAAATATACCATAAACAAAAATTATGAGGTTGTTGGAAAACCAAGTTTAAATTTTTTTGAAGCTGCAAGAATTAAAATTTCTTTAAATTATGATAAAATTACCATAATTAGTGATGATTTAATAGGAGATTTATTGCCGGCCGGTAAACTTGGTATGAAAACGGCTTTGGTTTTAAGCGGTAAAATTAAAAAGTCAGATGAAATAAGTCAAAAAGTGGATTTTATAGCCGAAAATATTGGAGAATTTTTAAAAAGGAAAGAATTTTGGATTTAA